Proteins encoded together in one Pseudomonas arsenicoxydans window:
- a CDS encoding LysR substrate-binding domain-containing protein: MDLRLLRYFMALAEELHFGRAATRLHICQPPLSQQIRLLEEELGTPLFERSHHRVELTAAGHMLKEQAPLVFEQLNRALDLTRQTGRGQLGELEIGMISSVMVGVLPRALHLFRERYPQVSWRLHEMTPAAQVMALKEKRIDACVFRVGYDDPQLRNELLIYEPIRVVMPVDHPLARRENLAPADLAQEPFVALELKQSRFADFLFQCCIKAGFTPQIRQQVIEVQTLLSLVRAGFGVALLPASIEQMAPAGLVFRRLTPALPEVPLYATYRADDDSPVLKLFLDTLRELIVQERVGPSMDGIDAHSVS, translated from the coding sequence ATGGACCTGCGATTGCTGCGGTATTTCATGGCCCTTGCCGAAGAGTTGCACTTTGGCCGGGCTGCCACGCGCCTGCACATCTGCCAGCCGCCGTTGAGCCAGCAGATTCGTCTGCTGGAAGAAGAGCTGGGTACGCCGCTGTTCGAACGCAGTCATCACCGGGTCGAGCTGACAGCGGCCGGACACATGCTCAAGGAACAGGCACCACTGGTGTTCGAACAACTGAACCGCGCGCTGGACCTGACTCGTCAGACCGGTCGGGGTCAGTTGGGTGAGCTGGAAATCGGCATGATCAGTTCGGTGATGGTGGGCGTGCTGCCACGGGCCCTGCACCTGTTTCGCGAGCGTTATCCTCAGGTGTCGTGGCGTCTGCATGAAATGACGCCGGCGGCGCAGGTCATGGCGTTGAAGGAAAAACGCATCGACGCCTGTGTGTTTCGGGTCGGCTATGACGATCCGCAATTACGCAATGAACTGCTGATCTACGAACCGATTCGCGTGGTCATGCCCGTTGATCATCCCTTGGCCCGACGCGAAAACCTGGCGCCAGCGGATCTGGCACAAGAGCCTTTTGTAGCGCTGGAACTCAAGCAGTCGCGGTTTGCCGATTTTCTCTTTCAGTGCTGCATCAAGGCCGGATTCACCCCGCAAATCCGCCAGCAGGTGATCGAGGTTCAAACCTTGCTCAGCCTGGTGCGGGCCGGTTTCGGCGTGGCGTTATTGCCAGCCTCCATCGAGCAGATGGCGCCGGCCGGGCTGGTATTCCGCCGCCTGACGCCAGCATTGCCGGAAGTGCCGTTGTATGCCACTTACCGCGCCGACGATGACTCGCCGGTGCTCAAGCTGTTTCTCGATACGTTGCGAGAGTTGATCGTTCAAGAGCGTGTTGGCCCGAGCATGGACGGCATCGATGCCCATTCCGTTTCCTGA
- a CDS encoding amidohydrolase family protein, with product MIIDTHLHPTNLVDEAWRHTGEPFTGERMLKLMDGPYMINGKPRRIDMGFIQPPPGNTGYRDGNRRGREGVRDYMSYVAELCVKYPDRFIGNFNFNPRWGPENGAAELEFHIKEYGFKMLKLHANMHGYRPDRALDWLRPAMKVCAKYNIVVLIHTGDGPYTIPTMFYPIIREFPMVNFIIGHFGIQTGGNYSFEAFWMAMDTPNVYCESGWCFQSRIVEFAKELPRNKIVFGTDSPPNEPGMWLRELEVLCSPAPQGLGIDEDHLEDYLGNNIARLCGIEPTPPPKDLVEADIRLTTTYL from the coding sequence ATGATTATCGATACCCATCTGCACCCCACCAACCTGGTCGATGAGGCCTGGCGCCACACCGGCGAACCGTTCACCGGCGAGCGCATGCTCAAGCTGATGGACGGCCCGTACATGATCAATGGCAAACCACGGCGCATCGACATGGGCTTCATCCAGCCGCCACCGGGCAACACCGGCTATCGCGACGGCAACCGCCGGGGCCGCGAAGGCGTCCGCGACTACATGTCCTACGTCGCCGAACTGTGCGTGAAATACCCGGATCGCTTCATCGGCAACTTCAACTTCAACCCACGCTGGGGACCGGAAAACGGTGCGGCAGAGCTGGAATTCCACATCAAGGAATACGGCTTCAAGATGCTCAAGCTGCACGCCAACATGCACGGCTATCGTCCGGACCGGGCACTGGACTGGCTGCGGCCGGCGATGAAAGTCTGCGCCAAATACAACATCGTGGTGCTGATCCACACGGGCGACGGGCCGTACACCATCCCGACCATGTTCTACCCGATCATCCGCGAGTTCCCGATGGTCAATTTCATCATCGGTCACTTCGGCATCCAGACCGGCGGCAACTACTCCTTCGAAGCGTTCTGGATGGCCATGGACACGCCGAACGTGTACTGCGAATCCGGTTGGTGCTTCCAGTCGCGGATCGTCGAATTCGCCAAGGAACTGCCACGCAACAAGATCGTCTTCGGCACCGATTCGCCGCCGAACGAACCGGGCATGTGGCTTCGTGAGCTCGAAGTCTTGTGTTCGCCAGCGCCACAAGGCCTGGGGATCGATGAGGATCACCTTGAGGACTACCTGGGCAACAACATCGCCCGGTTGTGCGGCATCGAACCGACACCGCCACCCAAGGACCTGGTCGAAGCGGACATTCGTCTGACCACGACCTACCTCTAG
- a CDS encoding UbiX family flavin prenyltransferase, producing the protein MNRQRMVVGISGASGFIYGVRLLELLAELNIESHLIISRAALLTMAHETDYKLADVSALASHYHRADDVAAGIASGSFRCLGMVVAPCSMRTLAEIATGTSSGLIGRAADVTLKERRTLVLMARETPLTLAHLRNMTAVTEMGGIIAPPVPAFYARPQNLSQMVDHSLGRVLDLFGLDAGTALRWGEAPKPGASDEAKAVRRGVG; encoded by the coding sequence ATGAACCGCCAGCGGATGGTCGTCGGCATCAGCGGCGCGTCAGGGTTCATCTACGGCGTACGACTGCTGGAGTTGCTGGCTGAACTGAACATCGAAAGCCACTTGATCATCAGCCGTGCCGCGCTGCTGACCATGGCCCATGAAACCGACTACAAGCTGGCCGACGTCAGCGCGTTGGCCAGCCACTACCACCGCGCCGACGACGTGGCCGCCGGGATCGCCAGCGGATCGTTCCGCTGCCTGGGCATGGTGGTCGCGCCCTGCTCGATGCGTACTTTGGCGGAGATCGCCACCGGCACCTCCTCAGGGCTGATCGGCCGCGCTGCCGACGTCACCTTGAAGGAACGCCGCACCTTGGTGCTGATGGCCCGGGAAACGCCGCTGACCCTCGCCCACCTGCGCAACATGACCGCTGTCACCGAGATGGGCGGGATCATCGCCCCACCGGTGCCGGCGTTCTACGCCCGTCCGCAAAACCTTTCGCAAATGGTCGATCACAGCCTCGGCCGTGTCCTCGACCTGTTCGGCCTCGACGCCGGAACCGCGCTGCGCTGGGGTGAAGCCCCGAAACCCGGCGCGAGCGATGAAGCCAAAGCAGTTCGCAGGGGTGTCGGCTGA
- a CDS encoding TetR/AcrR family transcriptional regulator: MSQTGKTRIKAQDAGWRGSVNGWLDAAYDALKESGVDAVRVMPLAKRLNLSRTSFYWFYEDREQLLAALLARWRDKNTGGLISQCESYSESISEAILNVFECWLNPELFDSQFEFAVRSWALQSNEVAAEIAVADEARINALAGMFRRFGYEAEAADARARTIYLTQIGYISMKTSEDIVVRFRRIPQYVTVFTGKAPKRRELDRFFGKFGYAEKEPGVFVSLVDTFEESTPDAQ, encoded by the coding sequence ATGTCGCAGACTGGAAAAACGCGAATCAAGGCGCAGGATGCGGGCTGGCGTGGCTCCGTCAACGGCTGGCTGGACGCGGCTTACGATGCGCTGAAGGAGTCCGGCGTAGATGCCGTGCGGGTAATGCCTTTGGCCAAGCGGCTGAATTTGTCTCGTACCAGTTTTTATTGGTTCTATGAAGACCGGGAGCAGTTGCTTGCAGCGCTGCTGGCCAGATGGCGGGACAAGAACACTGGCGGCTTGATCAGCCAGTGCGAGAGTTATTCGGAGAGTATTTCGGAAGCGATCCTCAACGTTTTCGAATGCTGGCTGAACCCTGAACTGTTCGACTCGCAGTTTGAATTTGCCGTGCGCAGCTGGGCGCTGCAATCCAATGAGGTGGCCGCTGAAATCGCGGTCGCGGATGAGGCGCGGATCAACGCCCTGGCAGGAATGTTCCGGCGGTTCGGTTATGAGGCAGAAGCTGCCGACGCCCGAGCCAGGACGATCTATCTCACGCAGATCGGCTACATCTCGATGAAAACCAGCGAGGATATCGTTGTGCGTTTCCGGCGAATCCCCCAGTACGTCACGGTGTTTACCGGCAAGGCGCCGAAGCGGCGCGAGCTCGACCGTTTTTTTGGAAAGTTCGGCTACGCGGAAAAAGAGCCCGGTGTTTTCGTGTCGTTGGTCGACACCTTTGAGGAGTCGACTCCCGATGCACAATAG
- a CDS encoding LysR substrate-binding domain-containing protein, with translation MYKRYPSVQSMNAFIQAARSGSFSSAARRLDLTHSAISQQIRSLEDFIGQPLFVREGGGSNLTDAGQLFASVLSDGLAQIDRALSSVKNRSVAQRLTLDVDSELAQSWLNPRLPQLLDLLPDHEVVLLSMPRSDRSSFERVDLALRYGYGDWEDCEMTQICGDSVRAVASPALLERHGLQVPMTPAQVLELPLLGYTRRSWIPWLEASEMAPSEPAARVIFDNAANLIAAAEAGVGAGLVRGLLAADALRSGRLVALNDTMIAAHYNLYAVWPPGQAERVAPVVEVIKTLARQTLS, from the coding sequence ATGTACAAGCGATACCCGTCGGTGCAGTCCATGAATGCCTTCATCCAGGCTGCTCGCAGCGGAAGTTTCTCCAGCGCCGCGCGCAGACTCGACTTGACCCACAGCGCTATCAGCCAGCAGATCCGCAGCCTGGAAGACTTCATTGGCCAGCCGCTGTTCGTTCGCGAAGGCGGCGGCAGCAACCTGACCGATGCCGGTCAATTGTTTGCCAGCGTGCTGTCCGACGGCCTCGCGCAGATCGACCGGGCGCTGTCCTCGGTGAAAAACCGCAGCGTCGCGCAACGGCTGACCCTGGATGTCGACAGTGAACTGGCGCAGAGCTGGCTCAACCCGCGGCTACCGCAACTGCTTGATTTGCTGCCCGACCATGAAGTGGTCCTGCTGTCGATGCCGCGCTCGGATCGCAGCTCGTTCGAGCGGGTCGACCTGGCGTTGCGCTACGGCTATGGCGATTGGGAAGACTGCGAGATGACACAGATTTGTGGCGACAGCGTCCGCGCGGTGGCTTCGCCCGCGTTGCTGGAACGACACGGTTTACAGGTGCCCATGACTCCTGCACAAGTGTTGGAATTGCCGTTGTTGGGGTATACGCGCCGTTCGTGGATCCCCTGGCTGGAGGCCTCTGAAATGGCGCCGAGCGAGCCGGCCGCGCGTGTGATTTTTGATAACGCGGCGAACCTGATCGCCGCCGCCGAGGCCGGGGTTGGCGCGGGCCTGGTGCGCGGCTTGCTGGCCGCTGATGCATTGCGCTCGGGACGTTTGGTGGCATTGAACGACACGATGATTGCAGCGCATTACAACCTGTACGCGGTGTGGCCGCCGGGACAAGCCGAGCGAGTGGCGCCGGTGGTTGAGGTGATCAAGACTCTGGCTCGGCAGACGCTGAGCTGA
- a CDS encoding pyrroline-5-carboxylate reductase family protein has protein sequence MHNRTLGIIGGTGWLGRAIAEALLDSGFISPDRLLVSNRSGTHTFEPPVRLLADNQQLVALSDVVVLSIRPEQFRELQINAKGKLVISLMAGVPAATIHAATGADALIRAMPNAAVEIRQSFTPWYSADSLSEQDRALVQGLFECVGTADEVPKEDCIDYLSALSGTGPALAAMLHQALVSQAVAAGIPPAIAQHAAQGVVVGGGQLLARHDPREMIKALMAYRGVTAAVLQSMADQGIDAMVGRAVQQGAEVARRGL, from the coding sequence ATGCACAATAGAACCCTGGGCATTATCGGTGGCACCGGCTGGCTGGGCCGTGCGATTGCCGAGGCGCTGCTCGATAGCGGCTTCATCAGTCCTGATCGCCTATTGGTCTCCAACCGCTCTGGCACCCACACCTTCGAACCGCCGGTGCGGCTCCTGGCGGACAATCAGCAGCTGGTGGCGCTGAGTGACGTGGTGGTCCTGTCGATCCGGCCGGAGCAATTTCGCGAACTGCAGATCAACGCCAAAGGCAAATTAGTGATTTCCCTGATGGCTGGCGTCCCGGCGGCGACCATTCACGCTGCTACGGGAGCCGACGCATTGATACGGGCCATGCCCAATGCCGCGGTGGAAATCAGGCAATCCTTCACGCCCTGGTACAGCGCTGACAGTCTGAGCGAACAGGACCGGGCGCTGGTGCAAGGGTTGTTCGAGTGTGTGGGCACGGCGGATGAAGTCCCGAAAGAGGACTGTATCGATTACCTCAGTGCGCTCTCCGGCACCGGGCCTGCCTTGGCCGCCATGTTGCACCAAGCGCTGGTGAGCCAGGCAGTCGCGGCCGGTATTCCTCCGGCGATCGCTCAACACGCCGCACAGGGCGTGGTGGTGGGGGGCGGTCAATTACTTGCCCGCCACGATCCTCGGGAAATGATTAAAGCGTTGATGGCTTACCGTGGCGTGACGGCGGCCGTGTTGCAGTCGATGGCTGATCAGGGCATTGACGCCATGGTCGGACGGGCGGTGCAACAAGGCGCAGAAGTGGCACGGCGGGGTTTGTAG
- a CDS encoding xanthine dehydrogenase family protein molybdopterin-binding subunit codes for MPFIDDIDVELPRRIFLKQAITLASGLAVALYLPSGLTATEPKAPMTAGEFEPNAWVRVLPDGTVKLVVHKHDSGTGTHTALAACVAEELDVNPMTVQVISPENPFFEAYIHPVWKVYSTGGSTSVSLEYDRLRMAGATARVLLMTAAAQQWNVSLDSCTTEDGRVLHAASRRSLGYGELAGLAAQLSAPANVTLKDPTQFRYIGKLRHKRDAAAKVCGRFKYSIDVVLPQMLVAVIQRTPVIGATVLKVDSSAALQVPGVRKVITIPGRPDVLGGNQAGVAVLADNYWAAHQGRELLNVQWSDSPLAGFDSDQLATAQAAAINDKAAQRVSAMAAGDVAAQWPIAAKLLEADYRMPYKVQNPLEPVCITAQVADNAITYWGGVQVPSSALEAAQTVCKIAKDKVTINEMVSGGSFGAREAKYWLFEVAYLAQQAKVPVKLMNSREDEMRALFMHPATLHRAKGALDAQGQLTALQLNAVSPASPEQWEPGYFERPDHMDYSTTEAITAWDFAYRPANLDLAWVKHESNVPSGWYRSVSFIPNVFAVESFMDELAHGAGQDPLAFRLANMHDRPRHVAVLKSAAERAGWGQPLPQDSALGIATNQGYTSFIAVVARLSKKDGVIKVDKLTCVVDCGLAVSPGGVEEQIYGGLMWGLGHALFDRMDIKQGRVVQSNFHDYRVTRMSDMPAVDILVLDGEPSKPGGVGELGSPSVAPAIANALFSLTGVRQRSTPLTLG; via the coding sequence ATGCCTTTTATCGACGACATTGACGTTGAACTGCCGCGGCGTATTTTCCTCAAGCAAGCGATTACGCTCGCTTCAGGCCTGGCAGTTGCGCTGTATCTGCCCTCGGGCCTCACCGCGACCGAGCCCAAGGCGCCAATGACTGCCGGTGAATTCGAACCGAATGCCTGGGTTCGGGTGCTGCCCGACGGCACGGTGAAACTGGTGGTGCACAAGCACGATTCCGGCACTGGCACCCACACCGCGCTGGCCGCGTGCGTGGCCGAGGAACTGGACGTCAACCCGATGACCGTGCAGGTGATCTCTCCGGAAAATCCATTCTTCGAGGCCTACATCCACCCGGTCTGGAAGGTTTACTCCACCGGCGGCAGCACCAGCGTGTCGCTGGAATACGACCGGTTGCGCATGGCCGGCGCCACGGCCCGCGTGCTGTTGATGACGGCGGCCGCGCAGCAGTGGAACGTCAGCCTCGACAGTTGCACGACCGAAGACGGTCGAGTGCTGCATGCCGCCAGTCGACGCAGCCTCGGTTACGGTGAACTGGCGGGGCTTGCCGCGCAGTTGTCGGCACCGGCCAACGTCACACTGAAGGACCCGACGCAGTTCAGGTACATCGGTAAGTTGCGGCATAAACGGGATGCGGCGGCGAAGGTGTGCGGACGCTTCAAATACAGCATCGATGTCGTCTTGCCGCAGATGCTGGTGGCGGTGATTCAGCGCACACCCGTGATTGGCGCGACCGTGTTGAAAGTAGATTCCAGCGCCGCGTTGCAGGTGCCGGGCGTACGCAAGGTGATCACGATTCCCGGCCGGCCCGATGTCCTCGGCGGCAACCAGGCAGGCGTCGCCGTCCTGGCCGATAACTACTGGGCCGCGCATCAAGGCCGCGAGTTACTGAACGTGCAATGGAGCGACTCGCCACTCGCCGGGTTCGACAGTGATCAGCTGGCAACGGCGCAAGCAGCGGCGATCAACGACAAGGCTGCGCAGCGGGTGTCTGCGATGGCAGCCGGGGATGTCGCCGCGCAATGGCCGATAGCCGCGAAGCTGCTCGAAGCCGACTATCGCATGCCGTACAAGGTGCAAAATCCATTGGAACCGGTGTGCATCACCGCGCAGGTGGCGGACAACGCCATCACGTATTGGGGCGGTGTGCAGGTGCCGTCGTCGGCGCTGGAGGCCGCCCAAACGGTGTGCAAGATCGCCAAGGATAAGGTCACCATCAATGAGATGGTGTCCGGCGGCAGTTTCGGCGCACGGGAGGCCAAATACTGGCTGTTCGAAGTGGCGTACCTGGCGCAACAGGCCAAGGTGCCGGTCAAGTTGATGAATAGCCGTGAAGACGAAATGCGTGCGTTGTTCATGCACCCGGCCACGTTGCATCGGGCCAAAGGCGCTTTGGACGCACAGGGCCAATTGACCGCGTTGCAACTCAACGCGGTGTCGCCCGCGTCGCCGGAGCAGTGGGAGCCGGGCTATTTCGAGCGCCCGGACCATATGGATTACAGCACCACCGAAGCCATCACCGCGTGGGATTTCGCCTATCGCCCGGCGAATCTGGACCTGGCCTGGGTCAAGCACGAAAGCAACGTGCCCAGCGGCTGGTATCGTTCGGTGAGCTTCATTCCCAACGTGTTCGCCGTGGAAAGCTTCATGGATGAACTGGCCCACGGTGCCGGGCAGGATCCGTTGGCCTTTCGCCTGGCCAATATGCACGATCGCCCTCGGCACGTTGCGGTGCTCAAAAGCGCCGCCGAACGCGCCGGGTGGGGCCAGCCATTACCGCAAGACAGCGCATTGGGCATTGCCACCAATCAGGGTTACACCAGCTTCATCGCAGTGGTCGCCAGGCTGTCGAAAAAAGACGGTGTGATCAAGGTCGATAAGCTCACCTGCGTAGTCGATTGCGGCCTCGCCGTATCGCCGGGCGGTGTCGAAGAGCAGATCTACGGCGGCTTGATGTGGGGCCTGGGTCACGCGCTGTTCGACCGCATGGACATCAAGCAGGGCAGGGTGGTGCAGAGCAACTTCCATGACTATCGGGTGACGCGCATGTCCGACATGCCAGCGGTGGACATCCTGGTGCTGGACGGTGAGCCAAGCAAACCCGGTGGCGTCGGTGAACTGGGCAGCCCATCAGTGGCCCCGGCCATCGCCAATGCGCTGTTCAGCCTGACCGGAGTGCGCCAGCGCTCGACGCCACTGACCTTGGGGTAA
- a CDS encoding UbiD family decarboxylase → MTLCTLGDTQDFHDFIDAYRRQYPDDVLTIHEKLSADQDVTALVDALASQGRDPLLICENVGHLGVPVATNLFASRTRIARIFGVAPAQLHETFQARANSPIAPRYVETGPVLDEIFEGEAVDLALLPMLKHFDSDRGPYITNAIIIAEDPVTGIANMSYHRSMRHARQTLATSLHSRGHLWRMLQTARERGEELRVAMVVGAHPLFMLAAAARLPFGSDERAVAGGLFGAPLELVKTPLYGIGVPAFAEFVLEGAIDPAAYAEEGPFGEFSGYSSDRSTNNVLRVDTLMRRKDAWLVDVVGGRYAEHLTLARLPREAEMSEKLKARFPAVTAVHYPNSGTHFHCYVALDQSRDGEARQIMLALLGWDPYLKTVIAVDSDIDISDDSHVLWALATHFQPHQDIFVIDGLPGSPLDPSSSVNGTTSRMGLDATRGSGFDGIKAQLDQHVVERALTLLKKYPS, encoded by the coding sequence ATGACCCTCTGCACGCTCGGCGATACCCAGGATTTCCACGACTTCATCGACGCCTATCGCCGCCAATACCCGGACGATGTGCTGACCATTCACGAAAAACTGTCCGCCGACCAGGACGTCACCGCCCTGGTCGATGCCCTCGCCTCACAAGGCCGCGACCCGCTGCTGATCTGCGAAAACGTCGGCCATCTGGGTGTGCCGGTCGCGACCAACCTGTTCGCCTCCCGGACCCGCATCGCGCGGATTTTCGGGGTTGCTCCGGCGCAGTTGCACGAAACCTTTCAGGCTCGCGCCAACAGCCCGATCGCCCCGCGCTACGTTGAAACCGGACCGGTGCTGGACGAAATCTTCGAAGGCGAAGCCGTGGACCTGGCGCTGTTGCCGATGCTCAAGCACTTCGACAGCGACCGTGGCCCGTACATCACCAACGCGATCATCATCGCCGAAGACCCGGTCACCGGCATCGCCAACATGAGCTACCACCGCTCGATGCGCCATGCCCGGCAGACCCTCGCCACCAGCCTGCATTCGCGTGGCCACTTGTGGCGCATGCTGCAAACCGCCCGCGAGCGCGGCGAAGAATTGCGCGTGGCCATGGTGGTTGGCGCCCATCCGTTGTTCATGCTTGCCGCCGCTGCACGCTTGCCTTTCGGCAGTGATGAGCGCGCGGTGGCCGGCGGCCTGTTCGGTGCCCCGCTGGAACTGGTCAAGACCCCGCTTTACGGTATCGGCGTGCCGGCATTTGCCGAGTTTGTCCTCGAAGGCGCCATCGACCCCGCGGCCTATGCCGAAGAAGGTCCGTTCGGTGAGTTCAGCGGCTATTCCTCAGACCGCTCAACCAATAACGTGCTGCGGGTCGACACGCTGATGCGGCGCAAGGACGCCTGGCTGGTGGACGTGGTCGGCGGGCGCTACGCCGAACACCTGACCCTGGCGCGGCTGCCACGGGAAGCGGAGATGAGCGAAAAACTCAAGGCTCGCTTCCCTGCTGTCACCGCCGTGCATTACCCCAATTCCGGCACGCATTTTCATTGCTATGTGGCGCTGGATCAGAGCCGTGACGGCGAGGCGCGGCAGATCATGCTCGCCTTGCTCGGCTGGGACCCCTACCTCAAAACCGTGATCGCGGTGGACAGCGACATCGACATCAGCGACGACAGCCATGTGCTCTGGGCGCTGGCCACGCACTTTCAACCCCATCAGGATATTTTCGTCATCGACGGTCTACCCGGCAGTCCGCTGGACCCTTCGTCCTCGGTCAACGGCACCACCTCGCGCATGGGGCTGGACGCCACGCGCGGATCGGGCTTCGACGGGATCAAGGCGCAACTGGATCAGCACGTGGTCGAGCGCGCACTGACGCTGCTGAAGAAGTATCCATCATGA
- a CDS encoding amidohydrolase family protein codes for MIIDISCYPTDLVDLAWRHDGDPFTGERLLEMMDGPYMVNGKPRRIDKAFIQPPQGNTIYTWTDGDLTGRESIDAYMAYTLKMVQTYPDRFIGCFVYNPRCGVENGVEAIERYVKEHGFKMVQMQANMHAYRPDRALDWVRPAFEKCAELGIPVKLHTGDGPYSIPSEWVPMIKEFPNVDFIMAHFGVQTGGVYVFEPMQWAMELPNVYCESGWCLQSRIVEFAKVLPTHKILFGTDTPPNEPGMWLRLLEVLCHEPPQGLNLDEDTLEEYLGNNTARMIGLEPTPPPRSVSEAEAQLKRPVTTQLARS; via the coding sequence ATGATCATCGATATCAGTTGCTATCCCACCGATCTGGTGGACCTCGCCTGGAGGCATGACGGTGACCCGTTCACCGGCGAGCGTCTGCTGGAGATGATGGATGGCCCGTACATGGTCAACGGCAAACCTCGCCGCATCGACAAAGCCTTCATCCAGCCGCCACAAGGCAACACCATTTACACCTGGACCGACGGCGACCTCACCGGGCGCGAATCCATCGATGCCTACATGGCTTACACACTGAAGATGGTGCAGACCTACCCGGATCGCTTCATCGGCTGCTTCGTCTACAACCCGCGCTGCGGCGTGGAAAACGGTGTCGAGGCGATCGAGCGCTACGTCAAGGAACACGGTTTCAAGATGGTCCAGATGCAGGCCAACATGCACGCCTATCGCCCGGACCGGGCGCTGGACTGGGTCCGTCCGGCCTTCGAGAAATGCGCCGAGCTGGGCATCCCGGTCAAGCTGCACACCGGCGACGGCCCCTACAGCATCCCGTCGGAGTGGGTGCCGATGATCAAGGAATTCCCCAACGTCGATTTCATCATGGCGCACTTCGGGGTGCAGACGGGCGGCGTCTATGTCTTCGAACCCATGCAATGGGCGATGGAGTTGCCCAACGTCTACTGCGAATCGGGCTGGTGCCTGCAATCGCGGATCGTCGAGTTCGCCAAGGTCTTGCCGACCCACAAAATCCTCTTCGGCACCGACACCCCTCCCAACGAACCGGGCATGTGGCTGCGCCTGCTGGAAGTGCTCTGCCATGAGCCGCCGCAAGGCCTGAACCTGGACGAGGACACTCTCGAAGAGTACCTGGGCAACAACACCGCACGGATGATCGGCCTCGAACCGACGCCGCCGCCACGTTCCGTGTCCGAAGCCGAGGCGCAGTTGAAGCGCCCTGTCACCACCCAGCTGGCCAGGAGTTGA
- a CDS encoding (2Fe-2S)-binding protein translates to MIEFTVNGERHELVEPSPSMPLLWVLRDHLKLTGTKFGCGMGLCGACTVHLDGVAVRSCQLPVAAVAGHRITTIEGLSPTEQHPLQLAWVAEDVPQCGYCQSGQIMSAAALLNTGAAVTDESIRNAMSGNLCRCGIYGRINKAIKRAAAAPKEA, encoded by the coding sequence ATGATCGAATTCACGGTAAACGGCGAACGACACGAGCTGGTAGAGCCATCGCCCTCCATGCCCTTGTTATGGGTGTTGCGAGATCACTTGAAACTCACCGGCACCAAGTTCGGATGCGGCATGGGCCTGTGCGGTGCCTGCACCGTGCACCTGGACGGTGTCGCGGTACGTTCCTGCCAACTGCCGGTTGCTGCCGTGGCGGGGCACCGCATCACCACCATCGAAGGCTTGTCGCCCACCGAACAGCATCCGCTGCAATTGGCCTGGGTTGCCGAAGATGTGCCGCAATGCGGTTACTGTCAATCCGGTCAGATCATGTCCGCCGCCGCGCTGCTCAACACCGGGGCGGCGGTCACCGATGAATCGATCCGCAATGCCATGTCCGGCAACCTGTGCCGCTGCGGCATTTACGGGCGAATCAACAAAGCCATCAAGCGCGCGGCCGCTGCGCCGAAGGAGGCGTGA